One Cydia pomonella isolate Wapato2018A chromosome 14, ilCydPomo1, whole genome shotgun sequence DNA segment encodes these proteins:
- the LOC133524985 gene encoding protein tumorous imaginal discs, mitochondrial-like isoform X1: MAPTRSIIGFLNPKTLTAVFSNNINKTTCRFVHKCIKCEKFLGGPAIAIASLVHNKFNYNTGTTRHRYIHTTNCLAARVDYYKVLGVSKNASAKDVKKAYYQLAKKYHPDANKSDPEASKKFQEVSEAYEILSDENKRKQYDTFGTTSEQMGMGGAPGGADGFTHQWQYKATIDPEELFRKIFGDAGFKSESFSDFAESQFGFGAAQEVIVNLRFTEAARGVNKDVNVNIVDTCPKCQGSRAEPGTKAIKCTYCNGTGMETFSRGPFVMRSTCRHCHGTRMLIKFPCIECEGKGQSVQRKKVTVPVPAGVEDGQTVRMAAGNSEIFVTFKVEASKYFRRDGPDVHSDCTISVCQALLGGTVRIQGLYEDHTLQILPGTSSHKLIRLSGKGMKLVSKHGYGDHYVHIKIKVPVTLNEKQKALIYAYAELEEDTPGQILGVSYDRDENSKSNNKKQETIHEANRDTEDTQRDRTQPTFLDNLVETYRVNKPYFIIGFVMSLIVCSMVIMNDPQDRYGANAYLNSRETYEDSSVKGSLGYQNALKREREKNPELYDA, encoded by the exons ATGGCTCCCACCCGGAGTATCATCGGGTTTTTAAATCCAAAAACCCTTACCGCGGTGTTtagtaataatattaacaaaacTACGTGTCGGTTCGTCcataaatgtattaaatgtGAAAAATTTCTTGGAGGGCCTGCAATTGCTATTGCATCATTAGTGCATAATAAATTCAATT ATAACACGGGGACTACTAGACATAGATATATTCACACCACCAACTGTCTGGCTGCTCGCGTCGATTACTACAAAGTTCTGGGAGTTTCAAAGAATGCTTCCGCTAAAGATGTGAAGAAGGCATACTATCAACTTGCGAAGAAATATCATCCGGATGCAAATAAATCTGATCCCGAGGCCTCTAAAAAGTTCCAGGAAGTCTCTGAGGCTTATGAG ATTCTCTCTGATGAGAACAAGCGTAAGCAGTATGACACCTTCGGCACAACATCAGAGCAGATGGGCATGGGCGGTGCTCCGGGTGGGGCTGATGGGTTCACCCACCAGTGGCAGTACAAGGCCACCATAGACCCCGAGGAGCTGTTCAGGAAAATATTTGGAGACGCTGGTTTCAAGAGTGAATCATTTAGTGATTTTGCTGAGAGTCAGTTTGGTTTTGGTGCTGCTCAGGAA GTCATAGTAAATCTCCGCTTCACGGAAGCGGCGCGTGGCGTGAACAAAGATGTGAACGTGAACATAGTTGACACGTGCCCAAAGTGTCAAGGATCCCGCGCCGAGCCCGGTACTAAGGCCATCAAGTGCACGTACTGCAATGGTACAGGGATGGAGACATTCTCGCGAG GGCCATTCGTGATGCGGTCCACATGTCGGCACTGTCATGGTACCCGCATGTTGATCAAATTCCCCTGCATCGAGTGTGAAGGAAAAGGCCAATCG GTACAACGCAAGAAAGTGACGGTGCCAGTGCCGGCGGGCGTGGAGGACGGGCAGACGGTGCGCATGGCGGCCGGCAACTCGGAGATATTCGTCACCTTCAAGGTGGAGGCCTCTAAGTACTTCCGCCGCGACGGGCCCGACGTGCACTCCGACTGTACG ATTTCCGTATGCCAAGCCTTATTAGGCGGCACAGTCCGGATACAGGGCCTCTATGAAGACCATACACTCCAG ATATTGCCAGGCACGTCGTCGCACAAGCTGATCAGGCTGTCGGGCAAAGGCATGAAGCTAGTCAGCAAACACGGCTACGGAGACCACTACGTCCACATCAAAATAAAG GTCCCCGTAACTTTGAACGAGAAGCAAAAGGCGCTCATCTACGCGTACGCCGAACTAGAAGAGGACACACCCGGCCAAATCCTAGGTGTCTCGTATGACAGAGATG AAAATTCTAAGTCTAACAACAAAAAACAGGAAACGATACATGAAGCTAACAGAGACACAGAGGATACTCAACGAGACAGAACCCAACCGACATTTCTAGATAATTTAGTAGAGACTTACAGAGTTAACAAACCTTATTTCATAATAGGATTCGTCATGTCTTTGATTGTGTGTAGTATGGTGATAATGAATGATCCGCAAGACAGGTATGGCGCAAATGCTTATTTGAATAGTAGAGAGACGTACGAAGATAGTAGTGTGAAAGGGTCGTTAGGTTACCAGAACGCATTAAAAAGAGAAAGGGAAAAGAATCCTGAATTGTATGATGCATGA
- the LOC133524985 gene encoding protein tumorous imaginal discs, mitochondrial-like isoform X2, translated as MAPTRSIIGFLNPKTLTAVFSNNINKTTCRFVHKCIKCEKFLGGPAIAIASLVHNKFNYNTGTTRHRYIHTTNCLAARVDYYKVLGVSKNASAKDVKKAYYQLAKKYHPDANKSDPEASKKFQEVSEAYEILSDENKRKQYDTFGTTSEQMGMGGAPGGADGFTHQWQYKATIDPEELFRKIFGDAGFKSESFSDFAESQFGFGAAQEVIVNLRFTEAARGVNKDVNVNIVDTCPKCQGSRAEPGTKAIKCTYCNGTGMETFSRGPFVMRSTCRHCHGTRMLIKFPCIECEGKGQSVQRKKVTVPVPAGVEDGQTVRMAAGNSEIFVTFKVEASKYFRRDGPDVHSDCTISVCQALLGGTVRIQGLYEDHTLQILPGTSSHKLIRLSGKGMKLVSKHGYGDHYVHIKIKVPVTLNEKQKALIYAYAELEEDTPGQILGVSYDRDGKKVSVADNQNLTDAVKEALKDKKTNEAEAQKADGATEATEELKESKRSKA; from the exons ATGGCTCCCACCCGGAGTATCATCGGGTTTTTAAATCCAAAAACCCTTACCGCGGTGTTtagtaataatattaacaaaacTACGTGTCGGTTCGTCcataaatgtattaaatgtGAAAAATTTCTTGGAGGGCCTGCAATTGCTATTGCATCATTAGTGCATAATAAATTCAATT ATAACACGGGGACTACTAGACATAGATATATTCACACCACCAACTGTCTGGCTGCTCGCGTCGATTACTACAAAGTTCTGGGAGTTTCAAAGAATGCTTCCGCTAAAGATGTGAAGAAGGCATACTATCAACTTGCGAAGAAATATCATCCGGATGCAAATAAATCTGATCCCGAGGCCTCTAAAAAGTTCCAGGAAGTCTCTGAGGCTTATGAG ATTCTCTCTGATGAGAACAAGCGTAAGCAGTATGACACCTTCGGCACAACATCAGAGCAGATGGGCATGGGCGGTGCTCCGGGTGGGGCTGATGGGTTCACCCACCAGTGGCAGTACAAGGCCACCATAGACCCCGAGGAGCTGTTCAGGAAAATATTTGGAGACGCTGGTTTCAAGAGTGAATCATTTAGTGATTTTGCTGAGAGTCAGTTTGGTTTTGGTGCTGCTCAGGAA GTCATAGTAAATCTCCGCTTCACGGAAGCGGCGCGTGGCGTGAACAAAGATGTGAACGTGAACATAGTTGACACGTGCCCAAAGTGTCAAGGATCCCGCGCCGAGCCCGGTACTAAGGCCATCAAGTGCACGTACTGCAATGGTACAGGGATGGAGACATTCTCGCGAG GGCCATTCGTGATGCGGTCCACATGTCGGCACTGTCATGGTACCCGCATGTTGATCAAATTCCCCTGCATCGAGTGTGAAGGAAAAGGCCAATCG GTACAACGCAAGAAAGTGACGGTGCCAGTGCCGGCGGGCGTGGAGGACGGGCAGACGGTGCGCATGGCGGCCGGCAACTCGGAGATATTCGTCACCTTCAAGGTGGAGGCCTCTAAGTACTTCCGCCGCGACGGGCCCGACGTGCACTCCGACTGTACG ATTTCCGTATGCCAAGCCTTATTAGGCGGCACAGTCCGGATACAGGGCCTCTATGAAGACCATACACTCCAG ATATTGCCAGGCACGTCGTCGCACAAGCTGATCAGGCTGTCGGGCAAAGGCATGAAGCTAGTCAGCAAACACGGCTACGGAGACCACTACGTCCACATCAAAATAAAG GTCCCCGTAACTTTGAACGAGAAGCAAAAGGCGCTCATCTACGCGTACGCCGAACTAGAAGAGGACACACCCGGCCAAATCCTAGGTGTCTCGTATGACAGAGATG GCAAGAAGGTGTCCGTAGCAGACAACCAAAACCTCACGGATGCCGTCAAAGAAGCCCTCAAAGACAAGAAGACCAATGAAGCCGAAGCTCAGAAGGCAGATGGCGCCACCGAAGCGACGGAAGAGCTTAAAGAATCTAAAAGGAGTAAAGCGTAA